The region GTTCTAGCAGCAACACTTCCAAAAGGAACATTAATAATTTTATAACCTAAATCAATATATGCTTTGGTGAGATGAATATCAATTTCAGTAGCTTCTTTAAAAGATTCATAGCGCTCATTATCAGTTATATGTATCTCTTTCCAAGGCGAAAAATGAAAAATATGGTCGTAGGTGTGTTCTTTGCTTTTTTCTAAAAATAGTGTAGGGAAATCAGTTTTAAAGTAGTTCATATAAGTATGTACATCTGGTATTCCTCTATCAAAAAAAACAATTTCTTCCGCACTTTTATGAGCTTTTAGATATTGTTCCTCTCTTCCTTGCAGTAACATTTCGCTAAATAAAAGTGGTTCTGTTAAAAACAATTGTTCGATGCCTTGTTTTTGTGCTTTTAAGATTACAGCTCTAGATACTTCATCATAACAGCAATAATCCTTTGCTTTTAACGCATTTAAAACAGTTGTTTTTCCTGTTCCTGGTCCACCAATTAAAACTATTTTTTGTTGAATTTTTTGCAAGTATTTTGTGTTAGCTTGATTAATTTTAATTATCTCTTTTTAGGGAGTATCACAAAAATAAATCATTCGTTTTATAAAACTAATTTTTAATGTAATTTTGTGACTTCTTATTTGTAAATAGTTTAACAAATTTTCAATTATGAGTGATAAAAATGCTTTTTATTCCAAGTTAAAAGGTCAGTTAGAGGATACCACTAAGTTTCCTGCAGATTATATGTATAAATTTATTGTACCTACTGATGAAAATCAGTTAGAAGAAGTACAAAATGTTTTTGATAATACAGGAGCAGTTATTACAACGAAAAATTCTAAAACGGGCAAATATATTAGCATTACTAGCGTTTTAAAGCTACAGAGTGCAGATGGTGTTATTATGTATTATAAAAAGGTCGAAAAAATTAAAGGAATTATATCACTATAAGTTTATGAAAAAAATTGTTTTAGCAGTAATTTTAGGTTTTTCGAGTATTGTTTTTGCTCAACAGAAAGATAGAGTTTTAGTAACCATAGATGGTGAGAAAACAATGGTTTCAGATTTTAAAAGAGTTTATGAAAAAAATCTAGACGCCATAGATAATGAAGAAGCAAAAGATGTTAAGAAAAATTTAAAGTTATTTATCGACTATACCCTAAAAGTTAAGGAAGCATATGCCATTAAGTTAGATACATTATCTTCTTATGTAAAAGAAATGGAAGGCTATAAAAATCAACTTTCTGCACCTTACATGCAAGATACTGCCTACATTAACAAATTGGTGAAAGATGCTTATTTTCGCACTAAATATGAAGTGAAAGCAAAACATATTTTAATAAGAACACCAAAAATTCCTACGCCCAAAGACACGCTTTTGTCTTATCAAAAAATTACAAAAATAAGAGATAGAATTATAAACGGAGATGATTTTGAAAAAGTAGCCGAAGAAACTTCTGAGGACGATTCAGCAAGAGATGATGTTAGGAGTGGAAGAAAAGGCAATAAAGGTAATTTAGGATATTTTTCTGCTTTTAAAATGGTGTACCCGTTTGAAGAAGCTGCTTATACTACAAAAGTAGGTGAGGTTTCCATGCCTTTTAAAACACGATTTGGTTACCATATTTTAAAGGTAGATAGCACAAGGGTTTCTAAAGGAGAGTTGGAAGTTGCCCACATTTTATTAAATGATCCGAGTGAAAAAAACGAAGAATTGATAAACTCAATTTATGATAAATTAGAGAATGATGAGCAATTTAAAGCCTTAGCCAGAAAGTATTCTAACGATTCAGGCTCCAAATCTAAAGGAGGCAAATTAAGGAAATTCGGAACAGGAATGATGGTAAAACCTTTTGAAGATGTTGCTTATAGTTTGCAAAAAGAAGGCGAGTATTCAAAGCCTTTTAAGACGCGTTTTGGATGGCATATTGTTCAGTTAATTAAGAAATATCCGGTGGGATCTTTCGATGAAATGAAAGACGATTTAAAAAGTAAAATAAAATCTAGCTCCAGAGCCCAGCTATCGGCAAAAGCAGTGGTCGATAAATTAAAGAAAAAATATACGATTTCGGAAAATGAAAAAGCCAAAGAAATTTTTGATAACAAGAATATAAGATCCATTTCGAAAGATTCTTTACAACAGGTAATTTTATCAGTTAACGAAAAAGAATTTAAACAAGAAGCATTTATTGAGTTCATTCAGAATAGAAAAAATATGCCAATATTTCAATTGTTTGAAGAGTTTAAAGACAAAGAAATTTTAGCATACTACAAAGATAATTTAGAAAAAACGGAACCTGAATTTGCTTATGTTTTAAAGGAATACAAAGATGGTTTGTTGTTGTTTGAGTTAATGCAAGAAAAAATTTGGAACAAATCTTCTAAAGATACGTTAGGTCTTAAAAATTATTATACTGCAAATAAGACTAAGTATAAGATGGACTTTGAAAAAATTAAAGGCGAGGTAATGAATGATTATCAAACCTATTTAGATGAAAAATGGGTTGCAGATTTAAGAAATAAGAGCGCGATAGAAGTAAATAAAAAACAACTTAAAAAATTAATTAAATTCTATAGAAAGCAGTAATGAGAAAATTTACAATGTTTTTTTTATTATTTGCAACACTTACTTCTTGTAACTATTTTCAGTTGGAAGAGAAAGAGAGCGTGGCATCAGAAATTATAGCGATTGTAAATACAGAAAAACTTTTTAGAACCGATTTAAAAGACGTTTTACCCAATAATATTAGCAAAGAAGATAGCATTGTTTTGGTAAAAGGATATATAAATGATTGGGCAATTAAACAGTTATTATTAAAAAAAGCTGAAGCAAATAGTTCTTTAGAAGATGTAGATGAAATTAATACACTGGTAAAAGATTATAAAGAGAGTTTATTAATTAATAGTTATAAAGAAAGACTTATAAAACAACAGTTAGATACCGTTATAAACGAAGATGAAATTGAAACTTTCTATACTGAAAATAGAGAAAATTTTAAGTTGAATACAGAGTTGTTAAAAATAAAATACTTGCATTTTGATAATAATATTATCAATAAAAAAGAATTTATAAGTTTATTTAAATCGGATGACATTGAAGATATAGAAGCTTTAGAAAAACAACAACTAAGTTTTAAATATTACCAGTTTAACGATTCAATTTGGACACAGGTAGATAAGGTTTTGTTAAAACTACCCTTTTCGAAAGAAAATTTGTTAAAAAAAACAAAATTCATTCAAAAACAAGATTCATTAGGTTTATATTTGGTGGCTATTAAAGACGTTTTAGTTCGGAATGATATAGCCCCATTAAGCTATATAAAACCTACTATTAAACAAATGATTTTGCACAAACGTAAAATTGAATTCATAAGAGAAATTGAAAAAATATTAGTAAAGGATGCAACAAAAAATAACAATTTTAAAGAATATTAAAATTACACTGTTAACAGCTTTTTTAGGCTTGATAAGTATGGCTAGTTTTAGTCAAAAAATTAAAATAGATGGTGTTGCCGTGGTTATTGGTAAAAATATTGTTTTAGATTCTGATATTGAAAAGTTTAAGCAAGAAGTTGAGGTAAGGTCTGAAGGTAAAATTAAGATTTCTGATTGCGAAATGTTAGAGGAATTAATGCAACAAAAATTATTAGCGCACCATGCTATTATTGACAGTGTGCTTGTTGTAGACGCAGAAATAGAATCTAGAGTAGAGCAAAGTGTGCAGTATTTTACGCAACAATATGGTTCTGTAGATAAGGTGATTAAAGCGTATGGTTTTAATGATTTAGATGATCTAAAAAAGGAACTCTTCACAGTACAAACAGAAAATGCTTTAATTGAAAAAGAGCAACAAAAAATTACAGAAAAAGTAGACGTTACTCCAGAAGAAGTTCGGCTGTATTTTAATAGTTTAAAAGAGAAAGAAGAATTACCAGAATTTTCTGCGGAGATAGAATTGGCTCAAATCGTTATCAACGCAAAACCAACAAAAGAGGAAACAGAAAGAATTATTAATAAACTGAATGAAATTAAGAAAGAAGTAGAAGACGGTGCCAGCTTTAAAATGAAAGCTATTATCAATTCTAATGATCCTGGCGTAACTCAAAATGGAGGTAGATATGAAGTTACCAAAGAATCTCAGTTTATAAAGGAATTCAAGGAAACTGCTTTTAGTTTGGATGTAGGGCAAATATCAAAACCTTTTAAATCAGATTTTGGGTATCATTTAATGCAACTTCATGAAGTAAAAGGAAATATGCGAATTGCTTCCCATATTTTAATGCAACCAGAAATACCTGGAGCTAAATTAATCGAAACAAGAGAAAAAGCAGAAAAGATAGTAAAAGATATCAATTCAGGGATCATTACTTTCGAAGAGGCGGTAGAAAAATATTCTGATGATAAAGAAACCAAAAATAATGGCGGTTTAATTTTGAACCCTTATACAGGTGAGTCTACATTCGATTTAATTGGCATGGATCCTGCTTTGTATGCTAGAGTTGCAGAGTTAAAAAAAGGCGAACTTACGGAAGTATTTTACGATCAAAATAGGAGTGGAGAGAAAATGTATAAGTTTATGATCATGAGAGATAGAACCGATACACATACTGCAGATTTAATAGATGATTATGTAAAGATTCAAGGATTGGCTTTGGCAAAAAAGAAAGAAGAAACGATAACCAAATGGTCTAAAGAAAAAATTAAGGATACCTATATTAAAATGTCTGATGCGTTCAGCAAGTGTACTTTTGAAAAAAATTGGAAAAAAGAAACTGGTAAATAATGTCAGATGTAAAAGCAGTAGATGAGTTAGTAATAAAATACAATTCATTAAAAACTGAAATTGGTAAAATAATAATTGGTCAAGAAGAAGCTGTAAATTTTACACTTTTATCGATTTTTTGTGGTGGTCATTCTTTATTAATAGGGGTGCCAGGTTTGGCAAAAACATTATTGGTAAATACAGTTTCTAGTGTTTTAGGTTTAAAATTTAATCGTATTCAATTTACGCCAGATTTAATGCCTTCGGATATTTTAGGAAGTGAAATTTTAGACGAAAACAGACATTTTAAATTTATAAAAGGTCCTATTTTTTCAAATATTATTTTAGCAGATGAAATTAATAGAACTCCACCAAAAACACAAGCAGCTTTATTAGAAGCAATGCAAGAGCGTTCTGTAACGGTTTCTGGAAATCATTATAAGTTAGCATTGCCATTTTTTGTATTGGCAACACAAAATCCTATTGAGCAAGAAGGAACCTACCCTTTGCCCGAAGCGCAGTTAGATCGATTTATGTTTTCTATTAATTTACAATATCCTACTTTTAAAGAAGAAGTAGAAGTTGTAAAAAGCACTACAAGTTCTTTGCAACAAAAGATAAATGCTATCTTTTCTGGTGATGATATTATTACAATTCAAAAATTAATTCGTAAAATTCCTGTTACAGATAACGTAATCGAATATGCAGTTGGTTTGGTGGGTAAAACAAGGCCAAAATCTGATGCTGCAACACCTATGGTAAAAAGTTATTTAGATTGGGGAGCAGGGCCTAGAGCTTCACAAAACTTAATTTTAGCGGCAAAAGCGCATGCAGCTGTAAATGGAAAATATTCTCCTGATATAGAAGATGTAAAAGCGGTTGCCCTTCCTATTTTATCGCATAGAATTGTAAAGAATTATAAAGCAGAAGCAGAAGGTATTTCAATTTCTGATATTATAAACTCGTTGCTTTAGGCATCTTCTTGAGAGATTTCTTCAAAAAAACTAAATACATTTCCACCATAACGTTTGTCATAACGATGATTTTTATGCCCAGATAAATCTGTATATTTAGCGTGTTCTACAATGAGGACCCCTTCTTCTTTTAAAAGATTTTTATCAAAAACAGTATCTACAATTTCTAAAAATTTTTCAACCTCAAAATCATAAGGTGGATCCGCAAAAATAATATCAGCCTGCAAAGAAGTAGTTTCTAGAAACTTGTAAACATCTGTTTTGTAGGTGTTAATGTTTAATTCTAATTCTTTTGCAGTATTGGTAATGTATTTAATACAATTATAGTTCGCATCAATGGCATAAATACTTTTACAGCCTCTAGAAGCAAATTCGTAACTAATGTTTCCTGTGCCCGAAAATAAATCGATTACAGAAATGCTGTCAAAATAATAAAGGTTATTTAGAATGTTAAATAATCCTTCTTTCGCCATGTCTGTTGTAGGGCGAACAGGTAGGTTTTTAGGGGCTCTTAAACGTCTTCCTTTTAATTTTCCTGATATTATTCTCATGCGCCTAATAGTATGTAGTTTGAGTGTTTAGAAATGTCTAATTCTTTAAATATCGCATTTTTGCTTTCTAAGAATAAAACATTTTTTATGTAGTTGTAAGTAATTGTATATAGTTCATCATCCAAATGAATTTTCCCCATAAAATAAAGGTTAAATTCTTCTGTGTTGAGTTGTAATTGTTCTGCAGTAAAAAGGATATAGTACATAAAATCTTCTTTTGAATCATAAGAAAAAGAGTTACAGAAAATTATAGTACTGTTTTTTAAAACAATGATATCAATACTATTTTTAGCTACGTTTACATACATATTACTTTCGTTAGAATTGGCTGTTTTTAAGAGCTTTTCTATTAAAATAGTATGGTGATGTTTGTAATCGAATTCTCCAAAATTTTGAAATAAATAGTTGTTGATGTTTACATAAGGTACATATACATTTTTTGCGTCTATACCCGTAAGTTCATCAAAAGCTACAAAATCTGTCTTTAAAGTTTTAATATTAAAATTAAGATACTCTGTTAAAACATCTTCATCAAAATATTTTGAAGGAACAAGTGTCGATAATTTATTTTGATGAATTACATTGACATGATTGAATTCAAGTTGTAAATTAAGATCAGCCTTAAAAATAGTTTCAATTTGTTGGCATAATTCTTCAGGAGAATTCTGTGTAGTATCGAATATATATTCTGTAAAAAAAATATCTTTTTTAGTTAAAATGTCTGAAACACAAAAAGAAAATCCATCCAAACTAAATTGGATGGATAAGGCTATATCTTTTGTTTTCTTTAATAAATTTTTGCTACTCTTCTTCTGCACCGCTTTTTCTATCATATTGTGGTGGCCAGTTTCCACCCGTACTAATTTCTTCTAAAGAACCTACAGAAACATAATCACCCTTAATTTGGTTAGATTCTTTCACTTCTAATTCTTGCTTTATCAAAGATGGATTCATCCCTTTTAAGATGCCTGCTTTTTCAGTTCTTACTCTAAAAGTTGATACGACTAAGCCAGGTATTTTCTCTAAAGAACCTACTTCTATTTCAAATTCTTTACCTTCAACTCCAGGAACTTTAAACATTGTTTTATAGGGTCTGTTTTTAAAGTATTTGATAACAGGTTCATAACCAGTAGTGTCTGTAACTCTTTTTTCTTCATCAACAATAATACCACCACCTTTATTAATTTGTTCTACAATAGTTCTAGTTTCTGTTAATGCAATAGAATCATTACTTACAAAGTTAATCAAACTATCTTTGTTAGCTGTATAAACACCATTTACCTCGTAGTATTTTACCTCTGCATCTCTAATAATTTTTAAACTTTTTATAACAGGAGCATATTTTTCTACTTTTTCTTTCGCAAATTGAATTGGCTCCATAATACCATCATAAATTTTAATACTTAAATATACGGCCAAAACCAATAATAAAATTGACGGAATCCATCGTAGTTTTAACGGTAAAAATTTAACTATAACAAAAGCTACTAGAACGGCACCTATCGCAGCTCCTAAAATCATTAATATTAACTCCATTTTTAATTTTGTTTTTTAATAGTGTTCCGACAAATCTACAATTTTTTTTTAATGATAAAAATTTTTCTTTACAAAGAAATGTATCTTTGACGTTTTATATCCTTTATGATAAAAATACCTACTGATTTTTATAGAGAACTCTTAAAAAAGTTTCCTCATTTACCAACAAAAAAACAAAGTCAATTATTAAATTTATTAAGTATTTATATTTTTAATGAGGATAAAGACGCTTTATTTTTGTTAAAAGGATATGCAGGTACAGGTAAAACTACGATAATTAGTTCGTTTGTAAATACACTTTCGTTAGCAGGAAAAAAAGCAGTTTTACTAGCACCAACAGGAAGAGCAGCCAAAGTAATTGCAATTTATTCTAAAAGACCTTCGTTTACAATCCATAAAAAAATATATTTTCCTAAAAAACAATCTAATGGTTCTGTAGATTTTGTTTTACAAACAAATAAGCATAGAAATACAATATTTATTGTTGATGAAGCTTCTATGATATCAGATAGTAGCCAAAATCAAAAATTGTTTGAATCGGGTTCTTTGTTAGATGATTTAATTTCTTATGTGTACTCCGGGCATCAATGTAAATTAATTTTTATTGGTGATACGGCGCAACTTCCGCCAGTTAAATTAGAGATTAGTCCTGCTTTAGAGGAAGATACGTTACGATATGACTATCATAAAAATGTAACAGAAATTGAATTGGATGAAGTGATGCGGCAACATGAAAATTCTGGAATTTTAGCAAATGCAACAGAATTAAGGTTATTGCTGCAGAACGAAGGAGAAAATTTTCAGTTTAATATTGATTTTCCTGATATTATTAGATTGGTGGATGGTTATGATATTGAAGACGCTTTGGTAACTGCTTATGAAAAAGATGGTGTAGAAGATACTGCTTTTATTGTTAGATCTAATAAAAGAGCCAATCAATACAATGAACAAATACGAATTAAAATTCGCGGACAAGAAAATGAAATTTCTGCGGGAGATTATGTGATGATTGTTAAAAATAATTATTTTTGGTTAAAAGAATCTTCGGATGCAGGTTTTATTGCTAATGGCGATATATGTCAGGTTTTAAATATATTTTCGATTAAAGAATTATACGGATTTAAATTTGCTGAGGTTACGCTAAAAATGATCGATTATCCAGAGATGCAACCGTTTGAAACTGTTTTGTTATTAGATACTTTAACCAGCGAAAGTCCGTCTTTAACCTACCAAGAATCTAATAAATTATACCAGGCTGTAAAAGAAGATTATGCCGATGAGAAATCGAAATACAAACAATTTATGGCCATTAAAAAGAACAAGTATTTTAATTCTTTACAAGTAAAATTTTCTTATGCCATGACGTGCCACAAATCTCAAGGGGGGCAATGGAAAACCGTTTTTATAGAACAACCTTATTTACCAGATGGTGTTTCTAAAGCATATTTTAGATGGTTATATACTGCCATTACCAGAGCACAAGAAAAGTTATATTTAATTGGTTTTAAAGATGATTTTTTTATAGAGTAAATTTAATTCCAGTCTATCATTTTTGCATGGGTTGTATAGATTTTTCTCCCATTATTTAGACCTATGTCTAGAATTTGTAAATCTTTTTGAGAAACATTATCATTGGATGTGTTTACAAATATAATTTGGGCTTCATTTGGCGAAAAACGAGGATCTAAGTCGTTCGTTCCAGCTTTTTTATCTGTGGATACATTTGTAGCGGTACTACTTGTAAAGTTATAAATGAATATGTTGGTATCTAATTGTCTGTAGGTAGCGTTTTCATTACTCGATACATCGTGAGTATAGAGAAGAGAATCTCCGGAGAATGAGAAATTGAGCCCGCCAAAAGCACCAGACTTGCCTTGGGTTACCAAATGTTGAATAGCACCAGATGTATTAATCGTAAAAATTTCTACATTATATCCATTGGCGTCATTTGTTTTTAGCGCAATTTGCTGCGTACTTTGATTCCAGTCTATTTCTGAAATAAAATTACCATTCGTTGTTTGATACAATTGAGCCAATGAAGAACCATTAGATCCTATTTCATATAATTTATCAAAGTTAGGAAATAGTATTTTTGAGTCATTGTCTTTCCAAGCAAAATCTAGCTCTTCTAAATTAAACCCATTAACGGTAATATTATTTGTTACTTGTTGTTCATTAGATCCGTCTGTATCCATTATAAAAACATGGGTTTGATTGCCAACGGTTCTATAAAATGCTATTTTATTAATAGACTTGCCTTTTCGAGGTCTCCAGCTATTAACATCTGTGCTGGTTAATTGTATTTCATTCCCGTTTTCATCCGCAGAAAAAATAACATTATTACCATTTATAACCCTCGTATATAAAAATCGATTATTAGGAAAAGGTTTGGTTGTAAAATTAAATACTTCGCTTAAAACCGGCTCGTTAATTTGATCTGTTGCCTTTATTTGCCAAAAATATTTGGTATTAAATTTTAGGTTAGGAATTGTATATAAGGTATCTAAAACATTTTCGATCATTAAAACATCTGAATTTTGGTTGTTAAATACTTCGATGCTATAGGTTATAATATCTTCATCTACATCTGCAGCACTCCATGATAATTCTACTTCTAATTCAGTATTTAAAGAATTATTTGCAGGCTCAATTAACTGCACATCATTCGGGGGTTTATTATTACTTGTATCTGCATCTAACTCAAAAATTACGTTAATAACTTCTGAATTTATTAATGAAATTCCTTCAAACTTAGTTAAAAAAAGATCTTTTTCGGCTTTTACAGAGTAGCTTGCTGAAATGATATCAGAAATTAGAAATTCACCATTTTCATCGGTAAAGACAGTACTAGTTTCTGGACTTGTACTTATTTTTACATTTTCAATAGGCACGTTATCGCCTTTGGTAACTACTTTGCCTGTAATGTTTCCTGTATTAAATATTTCAATTTTATCATCACCACAACTGGTGCATAGCAATAACGTTAAAGCAATTAAGATATTTGTTAATTTTGATTTCATAATAGCTAAATTTTTAAACTTTTTAATTAATTAGATACCGCTTATAATTTATTTTTACTTTTACCTAAATAAATATTTAAACCGATTCCTGCTCGGTAAAATAAATCTGAATGTGAACCTGCTTCCACAAGATCTAAGTTGTCTGTAAAAGTAGCGTTGTGCTCTATATATAAATGAATACCAACCTTTTTATAAATTAAATACTCGATACCGAGTCCGAATTGTAATTTAACATAGTCTTGTTCTGAAAAATTTACGGTAGTTATTCCAATACCACCAAATACATAGGGCGATAATTTATCAAGAGGTAGAAAACTATACTCAAGATTTAAATCTGAAGAGACAAAATTTTCTTTAAATAAGTTGTTGTTTGATAAGTTAAATACATTATAACTAAGGTTTAAGTTAAGGTGATTGCTTAGATAGAATTTATAGCCTAATTTACTATTTAAACTAACTTCTGCGTTCGGTAAATCTCCATCAATATAAGAAGCACCAAGAGCGGTCGTAAAGGCGTGTTTAGTTCTTCTATTGGTTAATAATCTGCCATAGATTTCTGTAGAGAGTGCTTCATCTTTTTCTTGGGCATAGTTGTTAACTAATATAGCGACGTCTTTTTTAGCTGCTTTAGAAGCCCATAACCCATCATTAATTCCCTCTATAATTAAGCTTTCTACAGCCTTTTCTATAGCCTCTGTTACGGCTATTTGGCTGGGTTCGTTT is a window of Polaribacter litorisediminis DNA encoding:
- a CDS encoding AAA family ATPase; amino-acid sequence: MQKIQQKIVLIGGPGTGKTTVLNALKAKDYCCYDEVSRAVILKAQKQGIEQLFLTEPLLFSEMLLQGREEQYLKAHKSAEEIVFFDRGIPDVHTYMNYFKTDFPTLFLEKSKEHTYDHIFHFSPWKEIHITDNERYESFKEATEIDIHLTKAYIDLGYKIINVPFGSVAARTNFIIHSLSCDL
- a CDS encoding RsmD family RNA methyltransferase → MRIISGKLKGRRLRAPKNLPVRPTTDMAKEGLFNILNNLYYFDSISVIDLFSGTGNISYEFASRGCKSIYAIDANYNCIKYITNTAKELELNINTYKTDVYKFLETTSLQADIIFADPPYDFEVEKFLEIVDTVFDKNLLKEEGVLIVEHAKYTDLSGHKNHRYDKRYGGNVFSFFEEISQEDA
- a CDS encoding DUF493 family protein, whose protein sequence is MSDKNAFYSKLKGQLEDTTKFPADYMYKFIVPTDENQLEEVQNVFDNTGAVITTKNSKTGKYISITSVLKLQSADGVIMYYKKVEKIKGIISL
- a CDS encoding carboxypeptidase regulatory-like domain-containing protein; its protein translation is MKSKLTNILIALTLLLCTSCGDDKIEIFNTGNITGKVVTKGDNVPIENVKISTSPETSTVFTDENGEFLISDIISASYSVKAEKDLFLTKFEGISLINSEVINVIFELDADTSNNKPPNDVQLIEPANNSLNTELEVELSWSAADVDEDIITYSIEVFNNQNSDVLMIENVLDTLYTIPNLKFNTKYFWQIKATDQINEPVLSEVFNFTTKPFPNNRFLYTRVINGNNVIFSADENGNEIQLTSTDVNSWRPRKGKSINKIAFYRTVGNQTHVFIMDTDGSNEQQVTNNITVNGFNLEELDFAWKDNDSKILFPNFDKLYEIGSNGSSLAQLYQTTNGNFISEIDWNQSTQQIALKTNDANGYNVEIFTINTSGAIQHLVTQGKSGAFGGLNFSFSGDSLLYTHDVSSNENATYRQLDTNIFIYNFTSSTATNVSTDKKAGTNDLDPRFSPNEAQIIFVNTSNDNVSQKDLQILDIGLNNGRKIYTTHAKMIDWN
- a CDS encoding peptidylprolyl isomerase; the protein is MKKIVLAVILGFSSIVFAQQKDRVLVTIDGEKTMVSDFKRVYEKNLDAIDNEEAKDVKKNLKLFIDYTLKVKEAYAIKLDTLSSYVKEMEGYKNQLSAPYMQDTAYINKLVKDAYFRTKYEVKAKHILIRTPKIPTPKDTLLSYQKITKIRDRIINGDDFEKVAEETSEDDSARDDVRSGRKGNKGNLGYFSAFKMVYPFEEAAYTTKVGEVSMPFKTRFGYHILKVDSTRVSKGELEVAHILLNDPSEKNEELINSIYDKLENDEQFKALARKYSNDSGSKSKGGKLRKFGTGMMVKPFEDVAYSLQKEGEYSKPFKTRFGWHIVQLIKKYPVGSFDEMKDDLKSKIKSSSRAQLSAKAVVDKLKKKYTISENEKAKEIFDNKNIRSISKDSLQQVILSVNEKEFKQEAFIEFIQNRKNMPIFQLFEEFKDKEILAYYKDNLEKTEPEFAYVLKEYKDGLLLFELMQEKIWNKSSKDTLGLKNYYTANKTKYKMDFEKIKGEVMNDYQTYLDEKWVADLRNKSAIEVNKKQLKKLIKFYRKQ
- a CDS encoding DUF3822 family protein — translated: MIEKAVQKKSSKNLLKKTKDIALSIQFSLDGFSFCVSDILTKKDIFFTEYIFDTTQNSPEELCQQIETIFKADLNLQLEFNHVNVIHQNKLSTLVPSKYFDEDVLTEYLNFNIKTLKTDFVAFDELTGIDAKNVYVPYVNINNYLFQNFGEFDYKHHHTILIEKLLKTANSNESNMYVNVAKNSIDIIVLKNSTIIFCNSFSYDSKEDFMYYILFTAEQLQLNTEEFNLYFMGKIHLDDELYTITYNYIKNVLFLESKNAIFKELDISKHSNYILLGA
- a CDS encoding ATP-dependent DNA helicase, translating into MIKIPTDFYRELLKKFPHLPTKKQSQLLNLLSIYIFNEDKDALFLLKGYAGTGKTTIISSFVNTLSLAGKKAVLLAPTGRAAKVIAIYSKRPSFTIHKKIYFPKKQSNGSVDFVLQTNKHRNTIFIVDEASMISDSSQNQKLFESGSLLDDLISYVYSGHQCKLIFIGDTAQLPPVKLEISPALEEDTLRYDYHKNVTEIELDEVMRQHENSGILANATELRLLLQNEGENFQFNIDFPDIIRLVDGYDIEDALVTAYEKDGVEDTAFIVRSNKRANQYNEQIRIKIRGQENEISAGDYVMIVKNNYFWLKESSDAGFIANGDICQVLNIFSIKELYGFKFAEVTLKMIDYPEMQPFETVLLLDTLTSESPSLTYQESNKLYQAVKEDYADEKSKYKQFMAIKKNKYFNSLQVKFSYAMTCHKSQGGQWKTVFIEQPYLPDGVSKAYFRWLYTAITRAQEKLYLIGFKDDFFIE
- a CDS encoding peptidylprolyl isomerase, with the protein product MQQKITILKNIKITLLTAFLGLISMASFSQKIKIDGVAVVIGKNIVLDSDIEKFKQEVEVRSEGKIKISDCEMLEELMQQKLLAHHAIIDSVLVVDAEIESRVEQSVQYFTQQYGSVDKVIKAYGFNDLDDLKKELFTVQTENALIEKEQQKITEKVDVTPEEVRLYFNSLKEKEELPEFSAEIELAQIVINAKPTKEETERIINKLNEIKKEVEDGASFKMKAIINSNDPGVTQNGGRYEVTKESQFIKEFKETAFSLDVGQISKPFKSDFGYHLMQLHEVKGNMRIASHILMQPEIPGAKLIETREKAEKIVKDINSGIITFEEAVEKYSDDKETKNNGGLILNPYTGESTFDLIGMDPALYARVAELKKGELTEVFYDQNRSGEKMYKFMIMRDRTDTHTADLIDDYVKIQGLALAKKKEETITKWSKEKIKDTYIKMSDAFSKCTFEKNWKKETGK
- a CDS encoding AAA family ATPase produces the protein MSDVKAVDELVIKYNSLKTEIGKIIIGQEEAVNFTLLSIFCGGHSLLIGVPGLAKTLLVNTVSSVLGLKFNRIQFTPDLMPSDILGSEILDENRHFKFIKGPIFSNIILADEINRTPPKTQAALLEAMQERSVTVSGNHYKLALPFFVLATQNPIEQEGTYPLPEAQLDRFMFSINLQYPTFKEEVEVVKSTTSSLQQKINAIFSGDDIITIQKLIRKIPVTDNVIEYAVGLVGKTRPKSDAATPMVKSYLDWGAGPRASQNLILAAKAHAAVNGKYSPDIEDVKAVALPILSHRIVKNYKAEAEGISISDIINSLL
- a CDS encoding DUF1275 domain-containing protein, with amino-acid sequence MELILMILGAAIGAVLVAFVIVKFLPLKLRWIPSILLLVLAVYLSIKIYDGIMEPIQFAKEKVEKYAPVIKSLKIIRDAEVKYYEVNGVYTANKDSLINFVSNDSIALTETRTIVEQINKGGGIIVDEEKRVTDTTGYEPVIKYFKNRPYKTMFKVPGVEGKEFEIEVGSLEKIPGLVVSTFRVRTEKAGILKGMNPSLIKQELEVKESNQIKGDYVSVGSLEEISTGGNWPPQYDRKSGAEEE